A region of Streptomyces sp. WMMC500 DNA encodes the following proteins:
- a CDS encoding alpha/beta hydrolase — protein sequence MNRTPQPADPPPHATSAAPPDAPAGLTYVRAGQVELCVRDAGAGPAVVLLHGTTATLGVWDPVVERLGGTVRTVAVDQRGHGRSGRPAAGYDAAAYTADLHALIRALDCGPVVAVGHSLGARNAVVLAAAHPGLVAGVVAVDYAPYVEPAVLDALETRVRGGDRAFASGTDVETYLRERYPLLPADAVRRRRRYGYAPAGAGPVLRPLADPAAMVRTVEGLRRDFDAETRAVRVPVTLLRGEHSAVVSPRAFAATRELRPDFRAVELSGLDHYVPEEDPHTVADEIVRMLDRTTGRPRPRPATERT from the coding sequence GTGAACCGCACACCGCAGCCGGCGGACCCGCCGCCGCACGCGACCTCCGCCGCACCCCCTGACGCGCCGGCGGGGCTGACGTACGTGCGCGCCGGACAGGTGGAGTTGTGCGTACGCGACGCGGGTGCCGGCCCGGCGGTCGTGCTGCTGCACGGCACGACCGCCACCCTCGGCGTCTGGGATCCGGTGGTCGAGCGGCTGGGCGGGACGGTGCGGACCGTCGCCGTCGACCAGCGCGGCCACGGCCGCAGCGGCAGGCCCGCCGCCGGCTACGACGCCGCCGCGTACACCGCCGACCTGCACGCGCTGATCCGCGCGCTGGACTGCGGCCCCGTGGTGGCCGTCGGGCACTCCCTCGGCGCCCGCAACGCCGTCGTGCTCGCCGCCGCACACCCCGGCCTGGTCGCGGGCGTCGTCGCCGTCGACTACGCGCCGTACGTCGAACCGGCCGTGCTCGACGCCCTGGAGACGCGGGTACGCGGCGGCGACCGCGCCTTCGCCTCCGGGACGGACGTCGAGACGTATCTGCGCGAGCGCTACCCCCTGCTGCCCGCCGACGCCGTCCGCCGCCGGCGCCGCTACGGCTACGCCCCGGCCGGCGCCGGCCCGGTGCTGCGCCCGCTCGCGGACCCCGCGGCCATGGTCCGCACCGTCGAAGGACTGCGCCGCGACTTCGACGCCGAGACGCGGGCCGTCCGCGTCCCCGTCACGCTGCTGCGCGGCGAGCACAGCGCCGTCGTCTCCCCGCGCGCCTTCGCCGCCACCCGCGAACTGCGCCCGGACTTCCGCGCCGTCGAACTCTCCGGGCTCGACCACTACGTGCCCGAGGAGGACCCGCACACCGTCGCGGACGAGATCGTCCGCATGCTCGACCGGACGACGGGCCGACCCCGCCCGCGTCCCGCCACCGAGAGGACCTGA
- a CDS encoding condensation domain-containing protein, whose translation MRTELSEVAGRTAHTARVGITGAPAGRGPVTWGQWAIRRAMLDTEPDDHGTNVKVVVPVAPAVPTARAVEAVRGLLTVYDALRTRVHVGGDGAMHQELDGDGTFDVHVFDAADAAAATGLADAVERRWRAVRFAYDREWPVRAALVRVDGEVVCAVLVLAHVATDAMGLTLLHRALTELLRGADPAALRAASRGHQPLAEAGFQTSEKGRKRDAAARRHWVESLRDAPERLFTRRPGARPRFRQAVLASPSLPGALRTLDERWRISSSAILLAAASAVVARQSRHDRAVFQVMVSNRFQPALREAVSTVTLEGLFTLDAALGPDAGPGAFEALARRAAQAAMKTYYHAYYDKSALLDDLRGLDERRGRPVDRTCWYNDLRDMITEARSVDRREHEGVRPESSVIEWQTLGRQSETSVAWHVYSSRHFMPVSLTVDTGLIDEPAAEAMLTGFEALIVDAAEAAAAAPAAEDTVGDARGAGAAGRSRAALA comes from the coding sequence GTGCGTACGGAACTGAGCGAGGTGGCGGGCCGCACCGCCCACACCGCCCGCGTCGGCATCACCGGAGCACCCGCGGGCCGGGGGCCCGTGACCTGGGGCCAGTGGGCCATCCGGCGGGCGATGCTCGACACCGAACCCGACGACCACGGCACCAACGTCAAGGTGGTGGTGCCCGTCGCCCCCGCCGTCCCCACCGCCCGCGCGGTCGAGGCCGTACGCGGCCTGCTCACCGTGTACGACGCGCTGCGCACCCGGGTCCACGTGGGCGGCGACGGCGCGATGCACCAGGAGCTCGACGGCGACGGCACGTTCGACGTGCACGTCTTCGACGCCGCGGACGCCGCGGCGGCCACCGGGCTCGCGGATGCCGTCGAACGCCGGTGGCGCGCCGTGCGGTTCGCGTACGACCGCGAGTGGCCGGTACGCGCCGCGCTCGTACGCGTCGACGGCGAGGTGGTGTGCGCGGTCCTCGTCCTCGCGCACGTCGCCACCGACGCGATGGGCCTGACCCTGCTGCACCGCGCGCTCACCGAACTGCTGCGCGGCGCCGACCCGGCGGCGCTGCGCGCCGCGAGCCGCGGCCACCAGCCGCTCGCGGAGGCCGGGTTCCAGACGTCGGAGAAGGGTCGCAAGCGCGACGCGGCGGCCCGGCGGCACTGGGTGGAGTCCCTGCGCGACGCCCCCGAGCGGCTGTTCACGCGCCGGCCGGGCGCGCGTCCCCGGTTCCGGCAGGCGGTGCTCGCCTCGCCGAGCCTGCCGGGGGCGCTGCGGACGCTCGACGAGCGCTGGCGGATCAGTTCCTCGGCGATCCTGCTCGCCGCCGCCTCGGCGGTGGTGGCCCGGCAGTCGCGGCACGACCGCGCCGTTTTCCAGGTGATGGTGAGCAACCGGTTCCAGCCCGCGCTGCGCGAGGCGGTGAGCACGGTGACGCTGGAGGGCCTGTTCACCCTCGACGCGGCACTCGGACCCGACGCCGGACCCGGGGCGTTCGAGGCGCTGGCCCGGCGCGCGGCGCAGGCGGCGATGAAGACGTACTACCACGCGTACTACGACAAGTCGGCGCTCCTGGACGACCTGCGCGGGCTGGACGAGCGGCGCGGCCGGCCCGTGGACCGGACCTGCTGGTACAACGATCTGCGCGACATGATCACCGAGGCGCGCTCTGTGGACCGGCGCGAACACGAGGGCGTGCGGCCCGAGTCGTCGGTCATCGAGTGGCAGACCCTCGGCCGGCAGTCGGAGACGTCGGTGGCCTGGCACGTGTACAGCAGCCGGCACTTCATGCCGGTGTCGCTGACCGTGGACACCGGCCTGATCGACGAGCCGGCCGCGGAGGCGATGCTGACCGGGTTCGAGGCGCTGATCGTCGACGCGGCAGAGGCGGCAGCGGCGGCGCCGGCGGCCGAGGACACCGTCGGGGATGCCCGGGGCGCGGGTGCCGCGGGCCGGAGCCGGGCGGCGCTCGCATGA
- a CDS encoding amino acid synthesis family protein produces the protein MTPEEQVTKDYRVRRWVGLVEETLHENGPVAARPLRKAVCGVVIRNPFAGGYAEDLSALTAPSAALGTALGLRAAALLGDAPVESYGKGGLAGLAGEQEHVVACVTTVFGNALREAVGGGAAWISSATKTASAGAALDIPLAYKDEVYVRSHYDAVTVSVPDVPRPDELFVCVAVASGGRIHERVGGLTVAGAREQAAAGRAR, from the coding sequence ATGACCCCCGAGGAGCAGGTGACCAAGGACTACCGGGTACGGCGCTGGGTCGGCCTGGTCGAGGAGACGCTGCACGAGAACGGCCCCGTCGCCGCCCGGCCGCTGCGCAAGGCCGTCTGCGGCGTCGTGATCAGGAACCCGTTCGCCGGCGGCTACGCCGAGGACCTGTCCGCGCTCACCGCGCCGAGCGCCGCGCTGGGGACGGCGCTCGGCCTGCGGGCCGCGGCCCTCCTCGGCGACGCGCCGGTGGAGAGCTACGGCAAGGGCGGGCTGGCCGGACTCGCCGGCGAACAGGAGCACGTCGTCGCCTGCGTCACCACCGTCTTCGGCAACGCTCTGCGGGAGGCGGTCGGCGGCGGCGCGGCGTGGATCTCCTCCGCGACCAAGACCGCGTCCGCGGGCGCGGCGCTGGACATCCCGCTCGCGTACAAGGACGAGGTGTACGTCCGCTCCCACTACGACGCCGTCACCGTCTCCGTACCCGACGTGCCGCGCCCCGACGAGCTGTTCGTGTGCGTGGCCGTGGCCAGCGGCGGCCGGATCCACGAGCGCGTCGGCGGCCTGACGGTCGCCGGGGCGCGCGAGCAGGCCGCGGCCGGCCGGGCCCGCTGA
- a CDS encoding TerD family protein, with translation MTGLNKGVGKVEVALKWDPSPLGAPSHDLDLIAATYTADDPRGEPAYLVHFDRRAPDGTITLQRHSQTGQGFGADEVLTLEFARIAPAYARVVVGVAIQQGGGRLTFGEVSGTRVLVRDGHDEVAADDFAGVAAATAATVAEFVRQDSGTWRFRPVVQGFDTDPASFSALMGSVGGG, from the coding sequence GTGACCGGTCTCAACAAGGGTGTCGGCAAGGTCGAGGTGGCGCTGAAGTGGGACCCCAGTCCCCTCGGGGCGCCCTCCCACGACCTGGACCTGATCGCGGCGACGTACACCGCCGACGACCCGCGGGGCGAGCCGGCCTACCTGGTCCACTTCGACCGCCGCGCCCCCGACGGCACGATCACCCTGCAGCGGCACAGCCAGACCGGGCAGGGCTTCGGCGCCGACGAGGTGCTGACGCTGGAGTTCGCGCGCATCGCCCCCGCGTACGCGCGCGTGGTCGTCGGCGTCGCCATCCAGCAGGGCGGGGGACGGCTGACGTTCGGAGAGGTGTCCGGCACCCGGGTCCTCGTCCGCGACGGCCACGACGAGGTGGCCGCCGACGACTTCGCAGGGGTCGCCGCCGCCACCGCCGCCACAGTCGCGGAGTTCGTCCGCCAGGACTCCGGCACCTGGCGGTTCCGCCCCGTGGTGCAGGGCTTCGACACCGACCCCGCGTCGTTCTCGGCCCTCATGGGCTCGGTGGGCGGCGGTTGA
- a CDS encoding ABC transporter ATP-binding protein, whose translation MSFARREQEQTVLENLDLDVTPGSFVTLLGPSGCGKSTLLKILGGILEPTEGAVRIGGRPAADAVKGRVIGLVPQRPALLPWKSALQNASMLRQIAAGERAADAAPAARRALELVGLAAAEDKLPHELSGGMAQRVSLARALAMDPAILLMDEPFGALDAITRDEMNLKLAEIWATTGKTVVFVTHSLSEAVFLSDTVHVMGLDRGRFLETLDVALPRPRTREVLDDPVFTEYTARLRGHLEPKATV comes from the coding sequence ATGAGTTTTGCTCGGCGCGAGCAGGAACAGACGGTTCTGGAGAACCTGGACCTCGACGTCACCCCCGGCAGCTTTGTCACGCTGCTCGGCCCCTCAGGCTGTGGCAAGAGCACGCTGCTGAAAATTCTGGGCGGCATTCTCGAACCCACGGAAGGCGCCGTGCGGATCGGCGGCCGGCCGGCCGCGGACGCGGTCAAGGGCCGCGTCATCGGCCTCGTGCCGCAGCGGCCCGCGCTGCTGCCGTGGAAGTCCGCGCTGCAGAACGCGAGCATGCTGCGGCAGATCGCCGCGGGCGAGCGCGCCGCCGACGCCGCCCCCGCGGCACGCCGGGCGCTGGAGCTGGTCGGCCTCGCCGCGGCGGAGGACAAGCTGCCGCACGAGCTGTCCGGCGGCATGGCGCAGCGGGTGTCCCTCGCCCGCGCGCTGGCCATGGACCCGGCCATCCTGCTGATGGACGAGCCGTTCGGCGCCCTGGACGCCATCACCAGGGACGAGATGAACCTGAAGCTCGCCGAGATCTGGGCGACGACCGGCAAGACCGTCGTCTTCGTCACCCACTCCCTCTCCGAGGCGGTCTTCCTCTCCGACACCGTGCACGTGATGGGCCTGGACCGGGGCCGCTTCCTGGAGACGCTCGACGTCGCCCTGCCCCGGCCGCGCACCCGCGAGGTCCTCGACGACCCCGTGTTCACCGAGTACACGGCACGGCTGCGCGGCCACCTGGAACCGAAAGCGACGGTCTGA
- a CDS encoding class II aldolase/adducin family protein produces the protein MQTSDALYSQDDSVANVLDNLARAHRILEMEGHGDMSMGHLSYRDPHGRGLWLKRGNLGMEEVGAADHILIDFDGAVLEGQGLRHLEWPLHAEIMRARPDVDVVGHSHPFQATVFGAGRARIEPVNNHGVWFAEHGVPRFDATSHIITTQELGRDLARVLGDADAVLQANHGASFVGRNVRDATLAGIFLEKAAAFQLALAASGLPYDPPDADESVEKNRRIYPERARDNYWMYFNRKLDRLEAAR, from the coding sequence ATGCAGACCAGCGATGCGCTGTACTCCCAGGACGACTCCGTCGCCAACGTGCTCGACAACCTCGCCAGGGCCCACCGGATCCTGGAGATGGAGGGCCACGGCGACATGTCCATGGGCCACCTGTCGTACCGCGACCCGCACGGCCGCGGGCTGTGGCTCAAGCGCGGCAACCTCGGCATGGAGGAGGTGGGAGCCGCCGACCACATCCTCATCGACTTCGACGGCGCCGTCCTCGAAGGCCAGGGCCTGCGCCACCTCGAATGGCCGCTGCACGCCGAGATCATGCGCGCCCGGCCCGACGTCGACGTCGTCGGCCACTCGCACCCGTTCCAGGCCACGGTCTTCGGCGCCGGCCGGGCGCGGATCGAGCCGGTGAACAACCACGGCGTGTGGTTCGCCGAGCACGGCGTCCCGCGCTTCGACGCCACCAGCCACATCATCACCACCCAGGAGCTCGGCCGGGACCTCGCCCGGGTGCTCGGCGACGCCGACGCCGTGCTCCAGGCCAACCACGGCGCCTCGTTCGTGGGCCGCAACGTCCGGGACGCGACGCTCGCCGGGATCTTCCTGGAGAAGGCGGCGGCCTTCCAGCTCGCGCTGGCCGCCTCCGGCCTGCCGTACGACCCGCCGGACGCCGACGAGAGCGTCGAGAAGAACCGCCGCATCTACCCCGAACGCGCCCGCGACAACTACTGGATGTACTTCAACCGCAAGCTCGACCGGCTCGAAGCCGCCCGCTGA
- a CDS encoding ABC transporter substrate-binding protein — translation MFPSGKKFRQSRKTVAGIAGATTAALLLAGCGGDSGGDSADGGLDKVTVQLDYQLRGNHGMFFVADELGYFEDEGIDVEDIKTGTGSPDALRIVGTGRADFGFGDLPSLVTARSQDVPVTTLAAVNQTSPLAMCTVKDENKLTSIDDLEGMTAGIHAAGSTFLFYQALLAANGLDRDDLKEVSVTPPYENYLIQGKVDTVPCYIDAEVPQLEDAAGGEGSLDVLLGSEHGYAGYGSGLFTSDNMVEDDPALVQRFTNAYVKAFDYVMKNPGETARILAESSPENRDKADLFERQIQADIDHTFTSDATEQHGLGAMDAGTWQATIDTLADQDVLKGGTPSVADVHQEKFVEKAAKAGAASGAGNDAGN, via the coding sequence ATGTTCCCCTCCGGAAAAAAATTCAGGCAGAGTAGGAAAACCGTCGCCGGTATCGCGGGTGCGACGACCGCCGCGCTCCTTCTCGCGGGCTGCGGCGGCGACTCGGGAGGCGACTCCGCCGACGGCGGACTCGACAAGGTCACCGTGCAGCTCGACTACCAACTCCGCGGCAACCACGGCATGTTCTTCGTCGCCGACGAGCTCGGCTACTTCGAGGACGAGGGCATCGACGTCGAGGACATCAAGACCGGAACCGGCTCGCCCGACGCGCTGCGCATCGTCGGCACCGGCCGCGCCGACTTCGGCTTCGGCGACCTGCCCTCCCTCGTCACCGCGCGCTCCCAGGACGTGCCCGTCACCACCCTGGCCGCCGTCAACCAGACCTCGCCGCTGGCCATGTGCACGGTGAAGGACGAGAACAAGCTGACGTCGATCGACGACCTGGAGGGCATGACCGCCGGCATCCACGCCGCCGGCTCGACCTTCCTCTTCTACCAGGCGCTGCTCGCGGCCAACGGCCTGGACCGCGACGACCTCAAGGAGGTCAGCGTCACCCCGCCGTACGAGAACTACCTGATCCAGGGCAAGGTCGACACCGTCCCCTGCTACATCGACGCCGAGGTGCCGCAACTGGAGGACGCCGCCGGCGGCGAGGGCTCGCTCGACGTCCTGCTCGGCTCCGAGCACGGCTACGCGGGCTACGGCTCCGGCCTGTTCACCAGCGACAACATGGTCGAGGACGACCCCGCTCTGGTGCAGCGCTTCACCAACGCCTACGTCAAGGCGTTCGACTACGTCATGAAGAACCCCGGCGAGACCGCCCGGATCCTCGCCGAGTCCTCCCCGGAGAACCGCGACAAGGCGGACCTGTTCGAGCGGCAGATCCAGGCGGACATCGACCACACCTTCACCAGCGACGCCACCGAGCAGCACGGCCTCGGGGCGATGGACGCCGGGACGTGGCAGGCGACCATCGACACCCTCGCCGACCAGGACGTGCTCAAGGGCGGTACGCCGAGCGTCGCCGACGTCCACCAGGAGAAGTTCGTCGAGAAGGCCGCGAAGGCCGGCGCCGCGTCCGGTGCCGGGAACGACGCCGGCAACTGA
- a CDS encoding YbhB/YbcL family Raf kinase inhibitor-like protein, producing MPLNIEDLAVAARGFGPGERIPDRHAAGHGNAAPEVEITGVPAGTAELALILHDPDAPLPHGFTHWVVYGIDPAAPDVSAPGPAGTVREGPNSLGDRAYSGPQPPPGHGTHHYYFWVYALDTPVAGEPSREEFLSAYGDRVIEQNRLVGTYSA from the coding sequence ATGCCCCTGAACATCGAGGACCTCGCCGTCGCCGCCCGCGGTTTCGGCCCCGGCGAGCGGATCCCGGACCGGCACGCCGCCGGCCACGGCAACGCCGCCCCCGAGGTCGAGATCACCGGAGTCCCCGCCGGCACGGCCGAACTCGCGCTGATCCTCCACGACCCCGACGCGCCGCTGCCGCACGGCTTCACCCACTGGGTCGTCTACGGGATCGACCCGGCCGCGCCCGACGTGTCCGCCCCCGGGCCGGCCGGCACGGTCCGCGAGGGCCCCAACTCCCTTGGCGACAGGGCGTATTCGGGACCCCAGCCGCCGCCCGGGCACGGCACCCATCACTACTATTTCTGGGTGTACGCCCTCGACACCCCGGTCGCGGGCGAGCCGTCGCGCGAGGAGTTCCTGAGCGCGTACGGCGATCGCGTCATCGAGCAGAACCGGCTCGTCGGCACGTACTCCGCCTGA
- a CDS encoding NAD(P)/FAD-dependent oxidoreductase: METTVDRRGRHAEVSGAGFAGLTAAAALAQRGWSVRVHEKGAELREQGAGIVLWHNSLKVLKAIGAYEAVLADSMTPPYYETRFQHASVSHEDFGGLPWRTMTRPYLHKCLLDTALAAGVEIRTGSEVVAADPRGRVTLASGETLYADLVVGADGVKSKVRDSIGVEQERWKSRDGITRFLVPRRRAELGTGEWDNVIDFWNLEPRYLRVLYVPCNDRELYLALGAPRADEQGSRTPIDLDLWTSAYPELTPVLQAAATAADPRYYGYETTAVAEWRRGAVALVGDAAHAMPPALAQGAGCAMANAYTLAVAATEAEDGGIEAALAGWEELERPFTDRCQRRSADFAATRAMSEGNQFTLENLETALYDPTNPNRHALSVVRS, from the coding sequence ATGGAAACCACGGTTGACAGGCGGGGGCGCCACGCGGAGGTGTCCGGCGCCGGGTTCGCGGGCCTGACCGCCGCCGCCGCGCTCGCCCAGCGCGGGTGGTCGGTGCGGGTGCACGAGAAGGGGGCGGAGCTGCGCGAGCAGGGGGCGGGCATCGTCCTGTGGCACAACAGCCTCAAGGTGCTGAAGGCCATCGGCGCGTACGAGGCGGTGCTCGCGGACTCGATGACGCCGCCGTACTACGAGACCCGCTTCCAGCACGCCAGCGTGTCCCACGAGGACTTCGGCGGCCTGCCCTGGCGCACGATGACCCGGCCCTATCTGCACAAGTGCCTGCTGGACACCGCGCTCGCGGCCGGCGTGGAGATCCGTACCGGCTCCGAGGTGGTCGCCGCCGACCCCCGCGGCCGGGTCACCCTCGCCTCCGGCGAGACGCTCTACGCCGACCTGGTCGTCGGCGCCGACGGGGTGAAGTCCAAGGTCCGCGACTCCATAGGCGTCGAGCAGGAGCGCTGGAAGTCCCGCGACGGGATCACCCGCTTCCTCGTGCCGCGCCGCAGGGCCGAACTCGGCACCGGCGAGTGGGACAACGTCATCGACTTCTGGAACCTCGAACCCCGCTACCTGCGGGTGCTCTACGTGCCCTGCAACGACCGCGAGCTCTACCTCGCCCTCGGCGCGCCCCGCGCCGACGAACAGGGCAGCCGCACCCCCATCGACCTCGACCTGTGGACGTCCGCGTACCCCGAGCTGACGCCCGTCCTCCAGGCCGCGGCCACCGCCGCGGACCCCCGCTACTACGGCTACGAGACCACCGCCGTCGCCGAGTGGCGCCGCGGCGCCGTCGCCCTCGTCGGCGACGCCGCCCACGCCATGCCGCCCGCGCTCGCGCAGGGCGCCGGCTGCGCGATGGCCAACGCCTACACCCTCGCCGTCGCCGCCACCGAGGCCGAGGACGGCGGCATCGAGGCGGCCCTGGCCGGGTGGGAGGAGCTGGAGCGGCCGTTCACCGACCGCTGCCAGCGCCGCTCCGCCGACTTCGCCGCCACCCGCGCGATGTCCGAGGGCAACCAGTTCACGCTGGAGAACCTCGAAACCGCCCTGTACGACCCGACCAACCCCAACCGCCACGCCCTGTCCGTCGTGCGGAGCTGA
- a CDS encoding ABC transporter permease, with the protein MVLAQDDVKKPARRRPGGARARGGAVRTWLRRVWPSLAVFVAGFVLWELAVEVFGISSFELAKPSEFLAEMWRSRDMLWDATWVTTQEILYGFLLSFAIGVLLAVLIVRFGWLERALYPLIVLFQVVPKVALAPIFILWFGYGLAPKLLLIVVITFFPITLNMIVGLKAIDQDLLLLMRSVGSSRNQILTRIRIPTSLPYLFAGMRIAITLAVIGAVVAEFSGAENGLGYLIQFASTQLDTPLMFAALTLVSLLGLILYYGMSLLEFVLRKRFPHITADTVR; encoded by the coding sequence ATGGTGCTCGCACAGGACGACGTGAAGAAGCCGGCCCGACGGCGCCCCGGCGGCGCGCGCGCCCGCGGCGGCGCGGTGCGCACCTGGCTCCGGCGCGTGTGGCCCAGCCTCGCCGTGTTCGTCGCCGGCTTCGTGCTCTGGGAGCTGGCCGTCGAGGTCTTCGGCATCTCCAGCTTCGAGCTGGCCAAGCCGAGCGAGTTCCTCGCCGAGATGTGGCGCTCGCGGGACATGCTGTGGGACGCCACCTGGGTCACCACCCAGGAGATCCTGTACGGCTTCCTGCTCAGCTTCGCCATCGGCGTGCTGCTCGCCGTGCTCATCGTCCGCTTCGGCTGGCTGGAGCGCGCGCTCTACCCCCTGATCGTGCTCTTCCAGGTCGTTCCCAAGGTCGCCCTGGCGCCGATCTTCATCCTGTGGTTCGGCTACGGGCTGGCGCCCAAGCTGCTGCTCATCGTGGTGATCACGTTCTTCCCGATCACCCTCAACATGATCGTCGGCCTCAAGGCCATCGACCAGGACCTGCTGCTGCTCATGCGGTCCGTGGGCTCGTCGCGGAACCAGATCCTCACCCGCATCCGGATCCCCACCTCGCTGCCGTACCTCTTCGCCGGCATGCGCATCGCGATCACCCTCGCCGTCATCGGCGCGGTGGTGGCGGAGTTCTCCGGCGCCGAAAACGGCCTCGGCTATCTCATCCAGTTCGCCTCGACGCAACTGGACACCCCGCTCATGTTCGCGGCCCTGACCCTCGTGTCCCTGCTCGGCCTGATCCTCTATTACGGGATGTCGCTGCTGGAGTTCGTGCTCCGCAAACGCTTCCCGCACATCACGGCCGACACCGTCCGTTGA
- a CDS encoding IclR family transcriptional regulator — translation MSEGRERTPGVDSARRVLKILLLFTEKGPELSVEEIAHSVGISVPSAYRFVSLLREMDMVEDNGGGTYVLSPRIFLLARSAEQAFPVSRVLRPLVERLSKDTGEAALVIRRVGDFATCVEMSQPEHTIRLSFEPGQIMSLHRGAGPKVLLAAMGEAWAQRYFERLRPAPSPAERDAVLAEVQAVAAQGWSKSEAEVDEGVWAVAAPIRVGEKVVAAVTVAGPDFRIDDERAGHITDRVVAAAAELSDSLSTWRR, via the coding sequence GTGTCTGAAGGGCGGGAGCGGACCCCCGGCGTGGACAGCGCCAGGCGAGTCCTGAAGATCCTTCTTCTCTTCACGGAGAAGGGGCCGGAGCTGAGCGTGGAGGAGATCGCGCACTCCGTCGGGATCTCGGTGCCCTCCGCGTACCGGTTCGTCTCGCTGCTGCGCGAGATGGACATGGTGGAGGACAACGGCGGCGGCACGTACGTGCTCTCGCCGCGGATCTTCCTGCTGGCCCGCAGCGCGGAGCAGGCGTTCCCGGTCTCCCGGGTGCTCCGTCCGCTCGTCGAGCGGCTGTCGAAGGACACCGGCGAGGCGGCGCTCGTGATCAGGCGCGTGGGCGACTTCGCGACCTGCGTGGAGATGAGCCAGCCCGAGCACACGATCCGGCTGTCGTTCGAGCCGGGGCAGATCATGAGCCTGCACCGCGGCGCCGGGCCCAAGGTGCTGCTCGCCGCGATGGGGGAGGCGTGGGCCCAGCGCTACTTCGAGCGGCTGCGCCCCGCGCCGTCGCCCGCCGAGCGGGACGCGGTCCTGGCGGAGGTGCAGGCCGTGGCCGCGCAGGGGTGGTCCAAGAGCGAGGCCGAGGTCGACGAGGGCGTGTGGGCGGTGGCCGCGCCGATCCGGGTGGGCGAGAAGGTCGTCGCCGCGGTCACGGTCGCCGGGCCGGACTTCCGCATCGACGACGAGCGCGCCGGCCACATCACGGACCGCGTCGTGGCCGCCGCGGCGGAGCTGTCCGACTCGCTCAGCACCTGGCGGCGCTAG
- a CDS encoding 3-hydroxyacyl-CoA dehydrogenase NAD-binding domain-containing protein: MSIPTTSAVLGSGSMGPGIAALLARYGSEVRLHDVSEEALARAEGTCAGVVTHLDRLDVPVTPGGSVTFERDQAKALAGADLVIEAVPEQLELKKTVLAQVEAAVRDDVIIATNTSGIPISDMAVDMAHPERLIGMHWSNPPHLIPMIEVVRGERTDAAAEDRLVGIVEAFGYEAVVEKEVPGFVENRVLYAVLRECMALVEEGVVSQRDLDTVVKWGVGYKLAVIGPMRLVDMAGLDIYQAVGSYLNRELSTETGVSSLVTELTAEGRLGMKTGGGLYEYGEGEVAAKRSDIVDGLVSVRKALSAIKPV; this comes from the coding sequence GTGAGCATTCCCACCACCAGCGCCGTACTCGGCTCGGGGAGCATGGGGCCCGGCATCGCCGCGCTGCTCGCCCGCTACGGATCCGAGGTCCGGCTCCACGACGTCAGCGAAGAGGCCCTGGCGCGGGCGGAGGGAACCTGCGCCGGCGTCGTCACGCACCTCGACCGCCTCGACGTGCCGGTCACCCCCGGCGGCTCCGTCACCTTCGAACGGGACCAGGCGAAGGCGCTGGCGGGCGCCGACCTCGTCATCGAGGCGGTGCCGGAGCAACTGGAGCTGAAGAAGACGGTGCTCGCCCAGGTCGAGGCCGCGGTCCGGGACGACGTGATCATCGCGACCAACACCTCCGGCATCCCGATCTCCGACATGGCGGTGGACATGGCCCACCCCGAGCGCCTGATCGGCATGCACTGGTCCAACCCGCCGCACCTCATCCCGATGATCGAGGTGGTCAGGGGCGAGCGCACCGACGCCGCCGCCGAGGACCGGCTCGTCGGCATCGTCGAGGCGTTCGGCTACGAGGCCGTGGTGGAGAAGGAGGTGCCCGGCTTCGTCGAGAACCGGGTGCTGTACGCCGTGCTGCGCGAGTGCATGGCCCTCGTCGAGGAGGGCGTGGTCTCCCAGCGCGACCTGGACACCGTCGTGAAGTGGGGCGTCGGCTACAAGCTCGCCGTCATCGGCCCGATGCGGCTGGTCGACATGGCAGGGCTGGACATCTACCAGGCCGTCGGCTCCTACCTCAACCGCGAACTGTCCACCGAGACGGGCGTCTCCTCCCTGGTCACCGAGCTGACCGCCGAGGGCAGGCTCGGCATGAAGACCGGCGGCGGCCTGTACGAGTACGGCGAGGGCGAGGTGGCCGCCAAGCGGTCCGACATCGTCGACGGGCTGGTGAGCGTCCGCAAGGCGCTCTCCGCGATCAAGCCGGTCTGA